Proteins from a genomic interval of Papaver somniferum cultivar HN1 chromosome 4, ASM357369v1, whole genome shotgun sequence:
- the LOC113271509 gene encoding indole-3-acetic acid-amido synthetase GH3.17-like → MLLTCDPNDGEGGIKLLDELTTNAKQIQQQILESILQQNGETEYLGKFLGDHVINKDTFKNKVPVVNYEDIKPYIERLANGEPSNIICSQTITELLTSSGTSGGQPKMMPTTSEDLDRKTFMYNILVPVMNKYVDGLDQGKGMYLLFIKPEISTPSGLVARPVLTSYYKSSNFRNRAFSRYSVYTSPDETILCSDNKQSMYCQLLCGLIQRDEVLRVGAVFASAFLRAIKFLEDFWQELCSNIRTGNVSTWITDRGCRTAVMSILRQPNEELADYIEKECGKKSWDGIVKRLWPRTKYIDVIVTGSMAQYIPTLDFYSGGLPLLSTMYASSESYFGINVNPLNKSSDVSYTLLPNMAYFEFIPVEKNHDEEEASQGLQCNGLSDKICSLGEEEQQVMETVDLADVKVGHYYEIVVTTFTGLYRYRVGDILMVTGFYNNAPQFRFVHRRNVVLSIDTDKTNEEDLLKAVTQAKLVIEPLGFLLTEYTSYADTSSIPGHYVLYWELKIRENINGELPDVDTKMMEECCSTVEESLDSVYRRCRNKDKSIGPLEIRVVRSGAFDALMDFCVTQGSSVNQYKTPRCIKSDVAIKILDSMVIGKFFSRKTPFWQPYTMGIPLEQ, encoded by the exons atgtTACTAACTTGTGATCCTAATGATGGTGAAGGTGGTATCAAACTACTTGATGAGTTGACCACCAATGCGAAACAAATTCAACAGCAGATACTAGAAAGCATATTGCAACAAAATGGTGAAACTGAGTATTTAGGAAAGTTTCTTGGTGATCATGTGATCAACAAGGACACTTTCAAAAATAAAGTTCCGGTTGTGAATTATGAAGATATTAAGCCATACATTGAAAGGCTTGCAAATGGTGAACCATCCAATATCATATGTTCACAAACCATCACTGAGCTTCTTACAAG TTCTGGAACTTCAGGAGGACAACCAAAGATGATGCCAACCACTTCTGAAGATTTGGATAGAAAGACATTCATGTACAATATCCTTGTGCCTGTTATGAACAA GTATGTAGATGGTTTAGACCAAGGTAAAGGAATGTACCTCTTATTCATAAAACCAGAAATCAGTACTCCGTCGGGTTTAGTGGCACGGCCCGTATTGACAAGTTATTACAAAAGTAGCAATTTCCGAAACCGGGCTTTCAGCAGGTACAGTGTCTATACGAGTCCCGACGAGACCATCTTGTGCTCAGACAACAAGCAGAGTATGTATTGTCAGTTACTATGCGGTTTAATTCAACGAGATGAAGTGCTAAGGGTAGGAGCTGTTTTTGCATCTGCGTTCCTCCGAGCCATAAAGTTCTTAGAAGATTTCTGGCAAGAGTTGTGTTCAAACATCAGGACGGGGAATGTAAGTACTTGGATCACTGACCGGGGGTGTCGAACTGCTGTTATGAGCATTCTTAGACAACCGAATGAAGAATTGGCGGATTACATTGAGAAAGAATGTGGTAAAAAATCATGGGATGGCATAGTTAAGAGATTATGGCCAAGAACCAAGTACATCGACGTGATTGTCACAGGGTCCATGGCACAATATATCCCTACACTGGATTTCTACAGTGGTGGGCTTCCTCTTCTATCTACTATGTACGCTTCGTCCGAGAGTTACTTCGGGATCAATGTAAATCCTTTGAACAAGTCATCCGACGTTTCTTACACACTCCTTCCAAATATGGCCTACTTCGAGTTCATTCCTGTCGAGAAAAACCATGACGAAGAAGAAGCAAGCCAAGGGCTTCAATGCAACGGCCTGTCTGATAAGATTTGCAGCTTAGGGGAAGAGGAACAACAAGTGATGGAAACTGTCGATCTTGCGGATGTCAAAGTCGGTCATTATTACGAAATCGTTGTCACCACTTTCACAG GGCTATACAGGTACAGAGTTGGTGATATTCTAATGGTGACAGGATTTTACAACAATGCACCACAATTCCGGTTTGTGCATCGCCGCAACGTAGTCTTAAGTATCGATACAGACAAAACAAACGAAGAGGATCTGTTGAAAGCAGTAACACAAGCCAAACTAGTGATCGAGCCATTGGGTTTTCTGTTAACCGAGTATACAAGTTATGCGGATACTTCATCAATTCCTGGCCACTATGTTTTGTACTGGGAACTGAAGATTAGAGAAAATATAAACGGTGAATTGCCTGACGTCGATACGAAAATGATGGAAGAATGCTGTTCAACAGTTGAAGAATCACTTGATTCAGTTTATAGAAGATGTAGGAACAAAGATAAATCAATTGGTCCATTGGAAATAAGGGTTGTGAGAAGTGGTGCATTTGATGCACTTATGGATTTTTGTGTCACTCAAGGCTCTTCAGTAAATCAATACAAGACACCAAGGTGTATCAAGTCTGATGTTGCTATTAAGATTTTGGATTCCATGGTCATTGGCAAGTTTTTTAGTAGGAAAACTCCATTCTGGCAACCTTACACAATGGGCATCCCTTTGGAGCAGTAG